In Chloroflexota bacterium, one genomic interval encodes:
- a CDS encoding amino acid ABC transporter ATP-binding protein yields MADGGSDEVEDIIVCRNVNKWFGNFQALKEVTTTVKRGEKVVVVGPSGSGKSTFIRTINRLEEHQSGDIIVDGIELSKDVRNIDAIRSEVGMVFQQFNLFPHLTVMDNITLAPMKVRHRSRDEAEEVGMELLTRVGIPDQARKFPSELSGGQQQRVAIARALAMQPKVMLFDEPTSALDPEMINEVLDAMRELAYSGMTMIIVTHEIGFAREVADRIIMMDEGRIVEENTANDFFDNPKSERTRLFLSQIL; encoded by the coding sequence ATGGCAGACGGCGGTTCGGACGAAGTTGAAGACATAATCGTCTGCCGCAATGTGAACAAGTGGTTCGGTAACTTTCAGGCGCTGAAGGAAGTGACCACGACTGTCAAGCGCGGCGAGAAGGTCGTGGTGGTGGGCCCGTCCGGGTCTGGCAAATCGACATTTATTCGCACAATCAACCGGCTCGAAGAACATCAGAGCGGCGACATCATCGTTGACGGCATTGAGCTGTCGAAGGATGTGCGTAACATCGATGCCATTCGCAGCGAAGTTGGCATGGTGTTCCAGCAGTTCAACCTGTTCCCGCATCTGACCGTCATGGACAACATTACCTTGGCTCCGATGAAGGTTCGCCACCGGTCGCGCGACGAAGCGGAAGAAGTCGGGATGGAGCTGCTGACGCGAGTCGGCATACCGGATCAGGCACGTAAATTCCCGAGCGAGCTGTCCGGTGGTCAGCAGCAGCGCGTTGCCATTGCCCGCGCGCTGGCGATGCAGCCGAAGGTAATGCTTTTTGACGAGCCGACATCCGCGCTCGACCCGGAGATGATTAACGAAGTGCTGGATGCGATGCGCGAACTGGCGTACTCTGGCATGACGATGATTATCGTCACACACGAGATCGGCTTCGCGCGGGAAGTCGCGGACAGAATCATCATGATGGACGAAGGGCGCATCGTGGAAGAAAACACCGCGAACGACTTCTTCGACAACCCCAAGAGCGAGCGAACC